In Sorghum bicolor cultivar BTx623 chromosome 10, Sorghum_bicolor_NCBIv3, whole genome shotgun sequence, one genomic interval encodes:
- the LOC110430949 gene encoding B3 domain-containing protein Os06g0107800-like — MALTLAFELDSSAPGGGGGGVGDVDYSHIGSSRRERMFEKVVTPSDVGKLNRLVVPKQFAERHLPLRGAAARSRGTVLCFHDARGGGTAWRFRYSYWSSSQSYVMTKGWNRYVRDKRLAAGDTVTFCRDGARLFIDCRRRQRSSRTGEQAAAVPHAVVVPAAILAVSPTTAGHQQQKQGLVIFSGQHQRQQVEEAVAVVEAAAEAEEDDEEAGRRRGRWLRLFGVNLLQFRADPVLLDLQL; from the coding sequence ATGGCCCTGACGCTCGCGTTCGAGCTGGATTCGTCGGcgccgggcggcggcggcggaggagtcgGCGACGTCGACTACAGCCACATCGGCAGCAGCAGGCGCGAGCGCATGTTCGAGAAGGTGGTGACGCCGAGCGACGTGGGGAAGCTGAACCGGCTGGTGGTGCCCAAGCAGTTCGCGGAGCGGCACCTGCCGCTGCGCGGCGCGGCGGCCAGGTCGCGGGGCACGGTGCTGTGCTTCCACGACGCCCGCGGCGGCGGGACAGCGTGGCGGTTCCGCTACTCGTACTGGAGCAGCAGCCAGAGCTACGTGATGACCAAGGGCTGGAACCGCTACGTCCGCGACAAGCGACTCGCGGCCGGGGACACCGTCACCTTCTGCCGCGACGGCGCAAGGCTCTTCATCGACTGCCGCCGCCGGCAGAGGAGTAGTCGTACCGGGGAGCAGGCCGCGGCGGTGCCGCATGCGGTCGTCGTCCCGGCGGCGATCCTCGCCGTATCGCCGACGACAGCTGGGCACCAGCAGCAGAAGCAGGGCTTGGTCATCTTCTCCGGCCAGCACCAGCGCCAGCaggtggaggaggcggtggcggtcgtggaagcagcagcagaagcggaggaggacgacgaagaggcggggcggcggcgcgggcggtGGCTCCGGCTGTTCGGCGTCAACCTGCTGCAGTTTCGTGCCGATCCGGTGCTGCTTGATCTGCAACTTTGA